The following are encoded in a window of Thermoflexus sp. genomic DNA:
- a CDS encoding FHA domain-containing protein translates to MIECPLCGRKYPVGALFCPECGVYLLTGGPLRTEPLPEGVSIPAEWPAESPSVADAGPQRLVLQVLNSGRRVVIRPDQEVLVGRLDVGRGIFPQVDLTPDGGLEGGVSRRHARIFFHGDRFYVEDLGSTNGTYLNGSRLEPYSPHPLGDGDELRLGQISIRVGFL, encoded by the coding sequence ATGATCGAATGTCCGCTATGTGGCCGGAAATACCCCGTCGGCGCGCTGTTCTGCCCGGAATGCGGGGTCTATCTGCTCACCGGCGGGCCGTTACGCACCGAGCCGCTCCCAGAGGGCGTATCCATTCCGGCGGAATGGCCGGCTGAATCCCCTTCAGTGGCGGATGCCGGTCCGCAGCGCCTGGTGCTTCAGGTGCTGAATTCCGGCCGCCGTGTGGTGATCCGTCCCGATCAGGAGGTCCTGGTGGGGCGGCTGGATGTGGGCCGGGGGATCTTCCCCCAGGTGGATCTGACGCCCGATGGGGGGCTGGAGGGTGGGGTTTCCCGACGTCACGCGCGTATCTTTTTTCATGGCGACCGATTCTATGTCGAGGATCTGGGGAGCACAAATGGAACATATCTAAACGGAAGCCGATTGGAGCCCTACTCCCCCCATCCGCTGGGGGATGGAGACGAGCTGCGTTTGGGGCAGATCTCCATCCGGGTGGGATTCCTGTAG